In Ooceraea biroi isolate clonal line C1 chromosome 6, Obir_v5.4, whole genome shotgun sequence, the genomic stretch CTTTCGTGTTTAATTAACATACGAGCTAAGTCGATACAGAGACATGATGACCTTGAAATTTTCCGATTGTCTGATCATCTTCCGCCGATTAATTTGCCTATTTCTTTGCTGATTGCCATAGTACCGTTATAACCGCATCATAATGTGGTTATTCGAAGCGGAGTTATTAAAGCGaatgttttacaaataaatcacttataataaataatgaatcaataaatcaatagttataataaataatgaattttcagaaataaattttcagaaatagaTGGAgcaataaacttttatttttttaatttaatgtccAAATTGctaactttaaaatttttggaattttctgttataataacatgaaaatacatgcaaataaaaagattcacaaactattttaaaatatagtataatataataaaatataatatattcatagtCCTGTGtataaagtatttataataataatttaaatttcaaatagaagaaaaattatatgcgACGATTAAAACGCTATACACGTACCGCAATATTAAATGACGAAATCTATAGTTGAAGGTTTGCtcgtaaatattattatatttcgctTTCGTTTgcttatattataacatattgcTTGTAAGATAACATCTTCCTTTCCGCGAAGAATAGCGTATATCATGATGAGATTAAACGAGAGGATAGGGAGATAGAATCAAACTAGTATTTCGACGTGATTTAAGCTTAACGAATTAGGATTTGCATAACGTATCGACTGCCCTTGTTGCCCTagcaaacattaatttttcaaagtttacacgaaattaaattaattacgttaacGAGGTCCTGTTAAATTAAAACCGGTTTCAAAACTGGATCGAAcgtaaatattgggttgtaacatatattcgtcccgttgttttagtgtttttaataaacacaTTTTCTGAGCAaccaataaatttaaaattaaaaacaattttctctttcactaaaattatttatttcgatttttcctCAACTCCTAGAGAATACAGTCCAATGTTTTTTTGATTATTGTGAAAACTATCGAACTGTCGAAGAAGGTAGTATTAGAGATCGATCAGTTATTCACGAATTTCAGTATCTCTTTAAACGTAAAGtagcagataaatataatatcgaaaaatatattaattctttttttttctcaccgATTTATCGAGGTAAAGTATATTTTCTTACCTTATGGCGGATAAGCAATGTGCCGTTTGGAATGCAAAATGATGCACTTCAGTCTGCTGTGGGCATACGTCAATAGCAGTAAGCACGAAGGCGCTGAATTTTCTTTGTCTTCGTCGGAATCCGCGACGTAAACGATCATCATTCTACACGACACCATTGCAATCgcttactttttaatttcgacGTACTCACCATGCAAGGAAAGAATCACGTAAATTGATCAAGAAGATCACCACAGATAAAGTCATAACGATTATCACGAGTCTCCGATAACATGTTCTAACAAGAAGACTGCCTTCTAAGTTCCTTCGTAGCTTCGTCGCTAATCTGAAACATTAGAGGATTTGTGAATCAGAAAAACTCTGATTCATCCCTtaactattaaaaagatacACTAGTTTTACTAATTTTAATCTCGTCTCTTGCTACGATATAAAATTTGGATGAGTTAAcacaaattaaactttaattaacagGTTAAAGCATATTATGAGACagaacatatataatacatacattaattactattttattaatttaacagatTTATATTGGAAACGCGaccaaaatgttttatactttCACTGACATTTTAATCTTCAAGTATTTAAAGAAACATCCAGGAATAAGGAAGAAAACAATTAGAAATTcgctaaaaattaatttagatttAAATTTGCGAGATTTGGAAAGATTTGGAAAACTTTTCTTCGTTATTCAAAATTACAGTAACTTGAGCGAGCAAGCTCTCGACTCCCGTTTCCTCGCGAGTCAACAACCGTGGAGGAGATTACATGCCTTCATCGCACTATCGATCACACTACGTTCTCGTTAGCtgctcgcgctcgcgattcCGTAAtcctctccttctttttctaaCACCCCTTATTCTCAACGCACCAGATGTTTCGATCGGTTAACGGGAGCAGCAGCATCAGCCTGCGACGTGCCTCGTATCGTTCACTGGAGCACCGTTTACGTGCAGCGGGATAAACGCCATGGTCACTGCCGCCAGGAGCGAGGAAGTGCGGTCCTCGGCGCGTCCTTCGTCCCgccggcggtggcggtggcgacgGTATCTTCCTGTCCTTTGCACGGAATCCTACTTGCGGAACGTGGCGTCATCGGTAGGAGAACGAGACGCACGGGACGGTGATCGCCCGCGCTCATCTCCGCCCGGGCGAGGCTCTTCTCTCGCcgatgcacgcgcgcacacgaggCAGCACCGATTCGCGTTGTCGGTCATTTCACGCAGCTTTCTCACCCTCTTCCCGCTACCCACTCCGCGCCGTCCACTTTTTAAACACCCTCGCACGCTCGATCGCTCAAGCGCGCACGTTCCTCCCGCTCTCGTAGCCGTCCCGTTCGGGGAGTGCGGAATCGCGCTCTCCGGGGGCAGCACTCCGTGCGACTACGCGCCTCTCGAGGCCTCGGACACTAAACTACCCTTAGAGCCAGCGCCACGCCCTCCACGTAGGTGGCACCACCGCTTATTAACCTCCTTTTCGAGGTCTGCTATTATTAAATCTAATCTAGTCTGGTTTTTCCTTTACTGGTGTGAGTGCTgtctttttctcatttataGAACGATTCTTTAAActattctaatattttttctttattgtttaaattttgGTTGAATCCGGTTATGATGAACAttgtaagaaaataaaattaatatgctAGAAAGTAAGGAaactttaacttttttaaatttgattttaaaaatttattcaaatatttataaaacatctttttaatttttataactatattttgaACGTACTTTTAGAAagtttattgaatatattcgAGAATCCAAAGGGGATAAAAAGTCTGCGAGGATCCACAAAATAATGGAATCTACAAgttttttgtgttaaatacttcgttttttttttattttattacgttataaaTAGTAAAgttgcttttttttaaatttgttatcAGACAAGTGGATAACTATAACCAACCTTTTCCatagaaattttgttttaataagaaatgTTACATTCCTTTTTCGTGAACTAAATCTTTCAGTTGATCTctatgtttataaaaatgatatatataagtaCGCTACTGTATTCGCTtgtaaatattctatttatttatataatgtatggTTTGTCCAAAAATTTTCGTATATTTTcgtaaatatcattttttgttttcgagtTAAAGTACGATCTTCCATATTCCTTATTACGTTTGATATTTACAAATTATGTACagcattaaatatacattatatgtatactctTTGAAAAGTGCTTTCGTTGCAAATTTCGTTGCTAAGCAACAAGCTACAGAGTATATCACTATATCATACAATATCGCGATTAGTATAATATGATATGCCTCTTCACGAGTTTACTATATCCTAGCGAAAATTCAAGATATAATTGattacgaaataatttaacagtaataaaaatttgaatcattaaacaaaacaattaagttcaaaagatataattacacTAAATGGTCTCCCAATGCAGCGCACTAAAAGCATGTGTGCATTATCTTTATCGCTAGTCGTCGTCCGATCGCCAGCGGTCTGCATTCTTGTAGTCGAAGGCTTGTATATCGTGCTGACCATTATTAGCAACGTTAAGCAAACTCTCGTAGTTGAAATGGGAGGCGTAATGCTATTCCTCGTCGACGATCTCGCAACTGTGATACTTGCTGGAAGAATCCAGCCAACTCTCGACACCGCTGGAAGCTAGATCATCGCAGGATGGCAGCTCAGGAAGAGGTTCCATGTTTGGCGCACCTTTCTTCGTCAAATTATTCACTGCACGATTCTTGGATTTCGCGTTGCTtactgaaatataataaattaaaaaaggacattcaattataaattaagacTCAAGAGGTACGTGGAGTACTTAGAGATATAATCCATTTCTTTGATTTCGATTTATAatgaatttgtaataaataccATTATTGGATGTCGGCTTGGTCCCTTTCCTCCGGATTAACGCTTGCCTGTAAGTTCTAGGACTTCTGTATTCTCCGCTAATTCCTAAACCAGCGCTAATAGTAGGAAGACGAATATCCAAATGTGATCCTTTGTCTGTAACTATCTAAGAATTCGGCAAAATCAGAATACtaatacttaaataataaaagaattaaagaaaagttttatGTTTATGACAAAAATGTTAggtatttaaaactttaaaatattatgataacATAATTTCCATATaaactttatttcatttcattctTTCAAAAGTATACCTTGTTATTCATTGCGTACAATTTCGTTGCGATGTCTCGCGCCACCAATGTAGTTAACACAGTTGCAAGATAAGTTTCCTTCACGAGCAGATATTCCAAGGCTGATCTCTGCCAATACAGATACCTGCAAGAACTTGCTGCTATGATGGATACCTGAAGGATTGTTTTCGGTTTTAAATCTTAAACAATTAGATGGTAATAATGAAGACTAGATAAAGTCGCACCTTAAATTTATCATCAACAGAAGCTCGGGAGCTTTCGAACTCTGGTGAATCCAGAAATTCGCAAGGCAATATCGGGTGCAAAAAATTTGTATCACTGAGAACATTGACCTTGCCCGTGAGCAATAAACCCAATCTGTCTGTCCTTGTTAAATTTTGCATGGCGTATGCTTCCCCAGCATGAAGAGACATTATCGTCGCAAATTCAGGCGATACTAATCGCTTAAACTGTAGTCGTGAGACCTGCATGCGTTAAagataaaaggaaaaagcggattaattacaaaaacaCTTTTGAATAAATCTTTTGTGAATTTACATTTGCGAGAAACTTACTTTGAAAGGATAAAAAAGCGTGTGATACGCTTCTTCCAATTCAGGATCGAATCTGATAGGTCTCATTTGATAAACGATATATACTAATTGACCGATATTAAGCAATAAGAAACTAAAGTTCCAAGAGAAGATATCTGGTGCACAAATCACGTGCCAAGCCCATCCTGATAGCAACATAAAAcctagaaaattaaaatcacgaataaagttaataattatgagaggataaaaacaatgagaaagaaaaaggagaaagagagagagagaaagttctataattaaaactattaattattaatatttaatttattaattattatataattataaattgaataaaattaattattttagtaaatatatagttagtaataacaaatttcataattaattgcaaataaaaatggatGATGTATTTCTGTATTGGAAGAGCATAATGTtccaattatttctattattatgcAGAATGTTAATTGCTTACCTACAATTAAAACCGAATGCATAAACAAAATTCCCTTCTTAGAAGACGGTGCTGAGTAGGACAATGCGAAACAGAAATTTGCTAACTGGAATAAAATGTGTTGTGGCTGTTGCCATAAGCAGAATGCAGTGTTCCCTTGAAAAATGACAAAGAagattcgataaatttatttattccttttCGTAAACTCCATGAATGTGAACATTCAGATAAGTGCGACAATATCTCTGTTGCAACCTTTCACATTTATCTAATATCTTAGCACTTCATTATATCTCccaatattatacttttatgcGAACAGAGAATTGACACAAACAAGCTGCAGACAAAATCATTCATTCGCAACCTCTTACTcaagtaaacatttttgatGACTTATACAACAAAATATGTCTTAACTTAGAATgtacattaattttcttcCTCGGAACTCACCAAGAGTAGTGATATTGTATGATGGCAAAGGATCATGCCCCAAGCCAGGACTCATGTTACTTGGAGCAAGAATACACtcaatattatgtattaacaAAGATACAAGAATCGACTGTCCATCTTCGTT encodes the following:
- the LOC105276724 gene encoding popeye domain-containing protein 3; its protein translation is MSPGLGHDPLPSYNITTLGNTAFCLWQQPQHILFQLANFCFALSYSAPSSKKGILFMHSVLIVGFMLLSGWAWHVICAPDIFSWNFSFLLLNIGQLVYIVYQMRPIRFDPELEEAYHTLFYPFKVSRLQFKRLVSPEFATIMSLHAGEAYAMQNLTRTDRLGLLLTGKVNVLSDTNFLHPILPCEFLDSPEFESSRASVDDKFKVSIIAASSCRYLYWQRSALEYLLVKETYLATVLTTLVARDIATKLYAMNNKIVTDKGSHLDIRLPTISAGLGISGEYRSPRTYRQALIRRKGTKPTSNNVSNAKSKNRAVNNLTKKGAPNMEPLPELPSCDDLASSGVESWLDSSSKYHSCEIVDEE